One stretch of Candidatus Brocadiaceae bacterium DNA includes these proteins:
- the rnr gene encoding ribonuclease R produces MINSSTIIAYLRSKKYRPMTAAELAEHFHVSDEEYRSFCDLLQDLEFSGDIVKIKRKQYAHPKKVQLMVGTLECHPRGFGFVIPVKLDGAEDVYVNEEGMGSAMHGDLVVVRLPTTVQIPGRRKGKKKGVSGHIVNVLKRENEFVVGALKKTKRLWFVAPDNPKLFRNIYVAEEVSRDARPEDKVVVRITEWPSRHLNPEGEITEVLGRDGDPKVDLYSIIYQFKLPHIFGKKVKEETKHVPLAVSHEELRNRMDLRKKLIITIDPDDAKDFDDAVSLESDGNGGWLLGVHIADVSHYIKPDTAFDDEARNRGTSVYLPGKVIPMLPEVLSNNICSLKEREDRLTKTVFMYLDGKARLVKSEIKHSVINVTKRLTYHQATMIINGAPDGEISGEISGMLHTMAHVSQMLFKNRLERGAIELDLPEVSLQLDEHGYLKTVQKEEKDSSHRLIEEFMLLTNETVATFMAEKNLPLLSRAHPEPEEEDMWEFAEFVRGLEHTKLDPFKTKKLQALLDEVRGKPEAYTVNLVLLKSMKQAVYVADEEGHFALALEHYSHFTSPIRRYPDLIVHRILDQYFSGELSSSAQKIWKTCLPEWAAHCSTTERRAVEAEREIIKLKLLRFFEDRIGEVYDGVITGIQEYGLFVQLNEYLLEGLVHVRALSDDIYLVNKKNMALVGMQSRKMLRIGDVVKVKIDKIDLLKREIDFVLCDMQKDFPKRRKKT; encoded by the coding sequence ATGATCAATTCCTCCACTATCATCGCATATCTTCGCAGCAAAAAATACAGGCCAATGACTGCCGCTGAGTTAGCGGAACATTTTCATGTCAGCGATGAAGAATACAGGTCTTTTTGTGACCTTCTTCAGGATTTGGAATTTTCCGGTGATATTGTAAAAATCAAACGGAAACAGTATGCACATCCAAAAAAGGTACAATTAATGGTTGGCACACTGGAATGTCATCCGAGGGGATTTGGCTTTGTCATTCCCGTCAAATTGGATGGAGCTGAAGATGTTTATGTCAATGAAGAGGGTATGGGTTCCGCAATGCATGGGGACCTTGTCGTCGTGCGACTTCCCACAACGGTACAGATACCGGGGAGGAGAAAAGGAAAGAAAAAAGGGGTATCCGGGCATATTGTAAATGTCCTGAAACGGGAAAACGAATTTGTTGTCGGTGCTCTGAAAAAAACAAAACGATTATGGTTCGTTGCTCCTGACAATCCGAAACTGTTTCGGAACATTTATGTTGCTGAAGAGGTTTCCAGGGATGCGCGGCCAGAAGATAAAGTGGTTGTCCGCATTACCGAATGGCCGTCCAGACATCTCAATCCCGAGGGTGAAATTACCGAGGTTCTCGGAAGGGATGGTGATCCGAAGGTAGACCTTTATTCTATTATTTACCAATTTAAACTTCCCCACATCTTTGGTAAAAAGGTAAAGGAGGAAACAAAGCATGTGCCTCTTGCGGTCTCCCATGAAGAACTCCGGAATCGTATGGATTTGCGCAAAAAGCTTATTATTACCATTGATCCGGATGATGCCAAAGATTTTGACGATGCGGTATCTTTGGAGTCTGATGGAAACGGAGGTTGGTTGCTGGGTGTGCACATTGCCGATGTTTCGCATTACATAAAACCTGATACCGCTTTTGACGATGAAGCCAGAAACCGGGGAACCAGCGTGTATCTGCCGGGAAAAGTCATCCCAATGCTTCCGGAGGTGTTGTCCAATAACATTTGCAGCTTGAAGGAAAGGGAAGACCGGCTTACCAAGACGGTTTTCATGTACCTCGATGGAAAAGCCCGTCTTGTAAAATCGGAGATAAAGCACTCCGTAATCAATGTTACCAAGCGTTTGACCTATCACCAGGCGACAATGATCATCAATGGTGCCCCTGATGGAGAGATTTCCGGCGAAATTTCCGGTATGTTACATACTATGGCCCATGTATCTCAGATGCTTTTTAAGAATCGGCTGGAACGCGGAGCCATAGAATTGGACCTTCCTGAAGTATCATTACAATTGGATGAGCATGGTTATCTCAAAACTGTTCAAAAGGAAGAAAAAGATAGTTCACACAGGCTGATAGAGGAATTCATGCTCCTGACAAACGAGACGGTAGCAACGTTTATGGCCGAGAAAAACCTACCGCTTTTGAGTCGTGCCCATCCTGAACCTGAAGAAGAGGATATGTGGGAATTCGCGGAATTTGTGCGCGGACTGGAACACACAAAACTTGATCCCTTTAAAACGAAAAAACTTCAGGCCCTGCTGGATGAGGTACGCGGAAAACCAGAGGCATACACCGTCAATCTGGTATTGTTGAAATCGATGAAGCAGGCAGTCTACGTTGCGGACGAAGAGGGACATTTTGCTCTCGCGCTGGAGCATTATTCCCATTTTACTTCCCCTATTCGACGTTATCCTGATCTGATTGTTCACCGTATCCTGGATCAGTATTTTTCGGGGGAATTATCTTCTTCTGCACAGAAGATCTGGAAAACCTGTTTGCCTGAATGGGCCGCACATTGTTCTACGACGGAACGCAGGGCCGTGGAAGCGGAAAGGGAAATTATTAAACTTAAATTACTTCGATTTTTTGAAGATCGAATTGGAGAGGTGTATGACGGAGTCATTACCGGTATCCAGGAGTATGGCCTTTTTGTTCAACTCAATGAATATCTGTTGGAAGGCCTTGTGCATGTTCGCGCCTTGTCGGACGATATCTATCTTGTTAATAAAAAGAACATGGCGCTTGTTGGCATGCAAAGCAGAAAAATGTTGCGCATCGGGGATGTAGTCAAGGTAAAGATAGATAAGATCGATTTATTGAAAAGGGAAATTGATTTTGTTCTCTGTGACATGCAAAAGGATTTCCCAAAACGAAGAAAAAAGACATGA
- a CDS encoding ABC transporter permease subunit — MKKTGLFIIPLIFGICGIVAADQSVSPVRIGTKKFTENVLVGEIAALMLHHEGIPVEHRKQLGGTRVLWNALLNGDIDIYPEYTGTITHEILPGKDGKGEKEIRKALSQQGILMQRPLGFNNTYAMGMKRKIAQRLGITKISDLKNFPDLTFGFTNEFMSRQDGWPNLLEQYNLPQHNVRGLDHDLAYRGIENGSIQVMDIYSTDAEIEYYDLVILMDDLRVFPDYNAVFLYRKDLEDRCPEAIMALSELEGRISEENMIQMNVMAKIQKIPDSKVAAGFLAEAFAIESKVHVETMPERLLRRTWEHLFLVAISLAGAIIFSIPLGVVAAKLPKVGQVILGVAGIVQTIPSLALLVFMIPLLGIGGPPAIFALFLYSLLPIVRNTYTGLYSIPSDVKETSQALGLSPLARLRLVELPLAARSILAGIKTSAVINVGFATLGALIGSGGYGQPILTGIRLDDMGLILEGAIPAAALAIVVQGMFDLAEKYVVSKGLRIRPEQR, encoded by the coding sequence ATGAAAAAAACGGGATTGTTCATCATACCGTTGATTTTTGGAATATGTGGCATTGTTGCCGCGGACCAATCTGTTTCACCTGTACGAATCGGGACAAAAAAATTTACAGAAAACGTGCTTGTGGGAGAAATTGCCGCGCTCATGCTGCATCATGAGGGGATCCCCGTGGAGCATCGAAAACAGCTTGGAGGGACCAGGGTTTTATGGAATGCACTGTTGAATGGTGATATTGACATATATCCTGAATACACCGGCACCATTACCCATGAAATTCTACCGGGAAAGGATGGGAAGGGTGAAAAGGAAATTCGGAAAGCGCTTTCTCAACAGGGCATTTTGATGCAACGACCGCTGGGATTTAATAATACCTATGCAATGGGTATGAAAAGAAAAATTGCCCAACGGCTTGGTATAACCAAAATTTCTGACTTAAAAAATTTTCCTGATTTAACATTCGGTTTCACCAACGAATTTATGAGCCGCCAGGATGGCTGGCCAAACCTTCTCGAACAGTATAATTTGCCTCAACACAACGTGCGTGGTCTTGACCATGATCTGGCATATCGTGGTATTGAGAACGGTTCTATCCAGGTAATGGATATATATTCAACCGACGCGGAAATAGAGTATTACGATCTTGTTATCCTGATGGATGACCTGCGCGTATTTCCTGACTATAATGCGGTGTTCCTCTACCGTAAAGACCTTGAGGATCGTTGCCCTGAAGCTATAATGGCATTGTCGGAACTCGAGGGAAGAATATCAGAGGAGAACATGATACAAATGAATGTTATGGCAAAGATTCAGAAAATTCCCGATAGCAAGGTGGCAGCCGGGTTTTTGGCTGAAGCATTTGCCATTGAATCAAAAGTGCATGTTGAAACAATGCCGGAACGTCTTCTTCGCAGAACCTGGGAACACCTCTTTCTGGTAGCAATTTCGCTTGCAGGAGCGATTATTTTTTCAATACCGCTTGGGGTTGTTGCTGCAAAACTGCCGAAAGTCGGACAGGTTATTCTCGGTGTGGCAGGCATTGTTCAGACAATACCATCACTGGCATTACTGGTCTTTATGATTCCTCTGCTTGGTATTGGAGGACCGCCGGCAATCTTTGCACTGTTTCTCTACAGCTTACTTCCCATTGTGCGCAATACCTATACCGGCCTTTACAGCATACCATCCGATGTGAAGGAAACTTCCCAGGCGCTGGGCCTTTCCCCTCTTGCTCGTCTCCGGTTGGTGGAACTTCCCCTGGCTGCCCGGTCAATTCTCGCAGGGATAAAGACATCGGCGGTAATTAATGTCGGTTTTGCCACGCTTGGGGCGTTAATTGGGTCAGGGGGGTATGGACAGCCTATTCTCACGGGAATTCGCCTTGACGATATGGGATTGATTTTAGAGGGGGCTATACCTGCTGCCGCGCTGGCTATCGTGGTCCAGGGAATGTTTGACCTGGCAGAGAAATACGTTGTATCAAAGGGACTTCGAATAAGGCCGGAGCAGAGATAA
- a CDS encoding diguanylate cyclase: MKEKCNNSIENSSNEISHLCTSLAGMSKKAKLFHTLLDTIPSPIFYKDVDGKYLGGNNCFAERIFGLPIEDIIGKTVFDFPGIITFEQAEVYRAADNEIFENPHIVQHYDYEAHNKTDGNVRQYRFCKAAYFNENHEVSGLVGVMLDITELKQSVITDGLTNLYNQKFFLEQLDREIRGANRDKHPLSVIVFDIDNFKRYNDTYDHVAGDKLLESIGSIVKNNVRNTDYACRSGGEEFSLILLYTKLEDAARKGEELRRVVKSETTRLSVQNILVAPVTISVGVSQYKVGQNLQLFRKSAEKKLYEAKNAGKDCVRF; the protein is encoded by the coding sequence ATGAAAGAGAAATGCAATAATTCAATTGAGAATTCCAGCAATGAAATTTCTCATCTATGCACCAGTCTTGCCGGTATGAGTAAAAAGGCAAAGCTGTTTCATACCTTGCTTGATACGATACCAAGTCCGATATTTTATAAAGACGTTGATGGGAAATATCTTGGAGGCAATAATTGTTTTGCTGAAAGGATATTTGGTTTGCCAATAGAGGATATTATCGGAAAAACGGTCTTTGATTTTCCTGGAATTATAACCTTTGAGCAGGCAGAAGTTTACCGAGCAGCTGATAATGAAATATTTGAGAACCCTCATATCGTGCAGCACTATGACTATGAAGCGCATAATAAAACAGATGGCAATGTTAGGCAATATAGGTTTTGCAAGGCGGCATATTTCAACGAAAACCATGAAGTGAGCGGGTTAGTTGGCGTAATGCTTGACATTACTGAATTGAAGCAATCTGTTATTACCGATGGCCTGACGAACCTCTACAATCAAAAATTTTTTCTGGAACAACTGGATCGCGAAATTAGAGGCGCAAATAGGGATAAGCACCCGCTGTCCGTCATTGTCTTTGATATTGACAATTTTAAGAGATATAATGATACCTATGACCATGTGGCAGGCGATAAGTTACTGGAATCTATTGGAAGCATAGTAAAAAACAACGTAAGAAATACCGATTATGCCTGTAGAAGTGGCGGAGAAGAATTTTCCCTTATATTGCTATATACGAAACTTGAAGATGCAGCGCGAAAGGGGGAAGAACTAAGAAGGGTAGTCAAGTCAGAGACAACTCGTTTAAGCGTTCAGAATATCCTGGTGGCTCCTGTTACTATCAGTGTCGGAGTGAGTCAATATAAGGTGGGGCAAAATCTTCAGTTGTTTAGAAAATCTGCCGAAAAAAAATTGTATGAAGCAAAAAACGCCGGAAAAGATTGTGTTAGGTTTTAG
- a CDS encoding HD domain-containing protein produces MPRKYVSNVKNGEVIDDIFLVLKKDVRETREKKPYLSLQLADKSGSIEARKWDAKSALCDSFTIDDFVRIKGVVETFNNTLQMRVADIFPVADDQVSLGEFIPSTDKNISEMMNELKQIIKTIQDPYLSKLLHAFFADESFCKVFSAAPAAMQFHHAFLGGLLEHILSVAKLAISFCNHYPSIKRDLLITGVIFHDIGKTRELSFRRSFQYTDEGLLTGHLISGVLMVYEKARKIEGFPVGLMNVLFHLIVSHHGTYEWGSPVKPGTPEAIVLHHLDNLDAKVQAATKAIREHKDTSSSWTDYVRMFERKLYKK; encoded by the coding sequence ATGCCCAGAAAATATGTGTCCAACGTAAAAAACGGTGAAGTTATTGACGATATTTTTCTTGTGCTCAAAAAAGATGTTCGGGAGACGAGAGAAAAAAAACCGTATCTCAGCTTGCAACTGGCAGATAAATCAGGTTCTATTGAGGCGAGAAAATGGGATGCAAAATCAGCGCTTTGCGACAGCTTTACTATAGATGACTTTGTAAGAATAAAAGGTGTAGTAGAGACCTTTAACAATACGCTGCAAATGAGGGTTGCCGACATTTTCCCTGTTGCCGATGATCAAGTGTCTCTGGGAGAATTTATACCAAGCACGGATAAAAATATTTCCGAAATGATGAATGAACTCAAACAGATTATCAAAACAATTCAGGACCCCTACCTTTCAAAGTTATTGCATGCGTTTTTTGCCGATGAATCTTTCTGTAAGGTTTTTTCAGCCGCACCTGCTGCCATGCAGTTTCATCACGCTTTCTTAGGTGGATTGCTGGAGCATATTCTTTCGGTGGCCAAACTGGCGATCAGCTTTTGCAACCATTATCCTTCCATAAAAAGGGATTTACTCATTACGGGGGTTATTTTCCATGACATTGGAAAGACACGAGAATTATCATTCAGGAGAAGCTTTCAGTACACGGATGAGGGATTGTTGACGGGACACCTTATCTCCGGCGTCCTTATGGTCTATGAGAAAGCAAGAAAAATCGAAGGATTTCCCGTAGGGCTTATGAATGTTCTTTTTCATCTCATAGTAAGCCATCACGGTACCTACGAGTGGGGTTCACCAGTAAAGCCGGGGACACCGGAAGCCATTGTCCTGCATCACCTGGATAATCTGGATGCCAAGGTTCAAGCCGCGACAAAAGCAATACGCGAACATAAAGATACGAGCAGTTCCTGGACAGATTACGTAAGGATGTTTGAACGCAAACTCTATAAAAAGTAG
- the glyS gene encoding glycine--tRNA ligase subunit beta has translation MSRSISVQLLFFLLQSADYQITILPNIYKHILYRKQREKRRDTLYDSNMTNLLFEIGTEEIPASYITPALHQIEKLFADHIKKHRLTLRTLYCTGTPRRLTLFVEGLPQEQTGVTEEIQGPSAAIAFDREGNLTKAGIGFAKSQNIRNEELQVKKTTKGEYCFANKRIEGQDTLRVLSNILPVIVKHISFPKSMKWKGNDLFFARPIRSLLALFGKEVVPMEVNGVKADRYTFGHPFLSGKKIEITEADWDIYKQSLKQEKVCVDMKERRETLEAKISQLMTPFGATIDDRELLDEVTNLVEYPNVIQCGFDGDFLDIPAKVIETAMKNHQRYFPIKKQDGTMTENFIVVLNRDENNADTTRQGNERVLRARLSDARFFWKEDRKVSLAKRVEDLKNLVFLEKMGSYLDRTNRIVHLSNYLSHKLIDESTLAIEDVAAVKRAALLCKTDLLTQMVGEFPSLQGDMGREYAEWDGEEPPVALAIAEHYMPRFATDAIPASKIGAIVGLADKFDTISSCFALQLTPTGSQDPYSLRRHAYGIIRIIMEHGFPLELKEVLEKSLSLLPLFSEKQEHDQAKTIRTLVSKIRDFFRDRLFQIQIEKGIRHDLVNAVLNAGVGFDDICNFFQRLEAISFVSRETWWPELVSTVERTYNIGKKAKSSGTVNENLLSEPEENQLWNVYKQNEATVRKQIDEKRYQEASYSYYDIFSRPVHTFFDKVFVNVEDEKKRNNRLVLLKEINALYSLKIADLSQIVMPENKTP, from the coding sequence ATGTCAAGGAGTATAAGCGTTCAACTATTATTTTTTTTATTGCAATCTGCGGATTATCAGATTACTATTTTACCAAACATATACAAGCATATCCTTTACAGGAAACAGCGAGAAAAAAGAAGGGACACATTGTACGACTCTAATATGACTAACCTGCTTTTTGAAATCGGCACAGAAGAGATCCCTGCCAGTTATATTACTCCCGCCCTTCATCAAATAGAGAAATTATTTGCCGATCACATAAAAAAACATCGTTTGACACTGCGCACACTGTATTGTACCGGCACACCGAGAAGGCTGACCCTGTTTGTCGAAGGCTTGCCACAAGAACAGACAGGTGTTACGGAAGAAATCCAGGGACCTTCTGCAGCTATCGCCTTTGACAGGGAGGGTAATCTTACAAAAGCCGGTATCGGTTTTGCAAAATCCCAAAATATTCGAAACGAAGAACTTCAAGTGAAAAAAACCACAAAAGGAGAGTATTGTTTTGCGAACAAGAGAATCGAGGGACAGGACACCCTGCGCGTTTTGTCAAATATTTTACCGGTAATCGTAAAACATATCTCATTCCCTAAATCAATGAAATGGAAAGGAAATGATCTGTTTTTTGCACGCCCTATCAGATCACTCCTCGCATTATTTGGAAAAGAGGTGGTTCCCATGGAAGTCAACGGAGTCAAGGCTGATAGATACACCTTCGGGCATCCGTTTCTGTCCGGGAAAAAAATTGAAATTACAGAAGCCGACTGGGATATCTATAAACAGTCTCTGAAGCAGGAAAAAGTATGTGTCGACATGAAGGAACGCCGTGAGACCTTAGAGGCGAAAATTTCACAACTTATGACCCCATTTGGAGCAACAATTGATGACCGGGAACTTCTTGATGAAGTAACCAATTTGGTGGAATATCCCAATGTGATTCAATGTGGTTTTGACGGAGATTTCCTGGACATTCCCGCCAAGGTTATCGAAACCGCAATGAAGAATCATCAAAGATATTTTCCCATCAAAAAACAGGATGGTACAATGACAGAAAACTTCATTGTTGTACTGAACCGTGATGAAAACAATGCGGATACAACCAGACAGGGAAACGAACGGGTCTTAAGGGCGCGTCTCTCCGATGCCAGATTCTTCTGGAAAGAGGATAGAAAGGTTTCCCTCGCAAAACGTGTGGAAGATTTGAAAAATCTTGTTTTTCTTGAAAAAATGGGAAGTTACCTCGACAGGACAAACAGAATCGTTCATCTCTCCAATTACCTATCACACAAATTAATTGATGAAAGCACATTAGCAATCGAAGACGTTGCGGCAGTCAAACGTGCCGCACTTTTGTGCAAGACAGACCTCCTTACTCAGATGGTAGGAGAATTTCCATCATTGCAGGGGGATATGGGAAGGGAATACGCGGAATGGGATGGAGAAGAGCCACCCGTTGCGTTAGCAATTGCTGAACACTATATGCCCCGCTTCGCAACAGATGCTATCCCTGCATCAAAAATCGGGGCTATCGTTGGCCTGGCTGACAAATTTGATACGATATCCAGTTGTTTCGCATTACAGTTAACCCCAACCGGGTCTCAGGACCCTTATTCATTAAGACGACATGCCTATGGTATTATTCGTATAATCATGGAACATGGATTTCCGCTGGAACTTAAAGAAGTCCTAGAAAAGTCATTATCATTGCTTCCGCTTTTTTCGGAAAAACAAGAACATGATCAGGCAAAGACTATCAGAACATTAGTAAGCAAAATAAGGGATTTTTTTCGAGATAGATTATTTCAAATACAGATAGAAAAGGGGATTCGCCATGATCTGGTAAACGCCGTTTTAAATGCTGGAGTAGGATTTGATGATATCTGTAATTTTTTCCAAAGACTAGAGGCCATTTCTTTCGTTTCAAGGGAAACCTGGTGGCCCGAATTGGTGAGTACCGTTGAAAGAACATATAATATCGGTAAAAAGGCAAAGAGCAGTGGAACCGTAAACGAAAATCTCTTGAGTGAACCGGAAGAAAATCAACTGTGGAATGTCTACAAACAAAATGAAGCAACGGTCAGAAAGCAAATAGATGAGAAAAGATACCAGGAGGCCTCATACTCATATTATGATATTTTTTCCAGGCCGGTTCATACGTTTTTTGATAAAGTATTCGTAAATGTAGAGGATGAAAAAAAACGGAACAACAGGCTAGTACTCCTGAAGGAAATCAATGCGTTATATTCATTGAAAATAGCCGACCTTTCTCAAATCGTTATGCCTGAGAATAAAACCCCGTGA
- a CDS encoding nucleotide sugar dehydrogenase: MKRELLNTIENRAANIGIIGLGYVGLPLVLAFHKTGFPVTGFDLDLKKVKALKEGKSYIKHIPAEKIRLLNTSEKTFDATTDFSLLNAMDCILICVPTPLSKHREPDLSYVFNTTVTIRDNLKKGQLIILESTTYPGTTDEDMRSILEEKGMKAGKDFFLAYSPEREDPNNKNFTTGTIPKVVGGYTSHCLELTKALYETIVVKTVPVSSTKTAEATKLLENIYRAVNIALVNELKVLFDRMGIDIWEVVDAASTKPFGFVPFFPGPGLGGHCIPIDPFYLTWKAREYDISTKFIELAGEINTSMPYYVVQKTIEALNDRGKNIGNAEILILGLAYKKDIDDVRESPSLKIKKLLEQKVKTVDYNDPYITKPKQMRAYKLEKASVPLTADALQRYACVIILTDHSVYDPEFIVKHSQLIVDTRNLIKNASNHEDKIVKA; encoded by the coding sequence ATGAAAAGAGAACTTCTCAATACGATAGAAAACAGGGCCGCGAACATCGGGATTATCGGCCTGGGATATGTAGGCCTGCCCCTTGTTCTTGCGTTTCATAAGACTGGTTTTCCCGTCACCGGATTTGATCTTGACCTTAAGAAAGTAAAGGCATTGAAGGAGGGCAAATCATATATCAAACATATACCCGCTGAAAAAATAAGGCTTTTAAACACTTCAGAGAAAACCTTTGACGCGACGACAGATTTTTCCCTTCTCAATGCAATGGATTGCATACTCATCTGTGTTCCAACGCCATTGAGCAAGCACAGGGAACCTGATCTGAGTTACGTGTTTAATACGACAGTCACCATCAGAGACAATCTAAAAAAAGGACAGCTCATCATACTCGAATCGACCACATACCCCGGCACTACCGATGAAGACATGAGGAGCATACTTGAAGAAAAAGGGATGAAGGCAGGAAAGGATTTTTTTCTCGCGTATTCGCCTGAGAGGGAAGATCCTAATAACAAAAATTTTACGACCGGTACCATTCCAAAAGTAGTAGGCGGCTATACCAGTCATTGCCTGGAACTCACAAAGGCCCTGTATGAAACCATCGTGGTAAAAACAGTTCCCGTGTCTTCAACGAAAACGGCTGAAGCCACGAAATTGCTGGAAAATATCTACCGGGCGGTAAACATTGCCTTAGTGAATGAGCTGAAAGTACTCTTTGACAGGATGGGAATTGATATCTGGGAAGTCGTGGACGCTGCATCCACGAAGCCATTTGGTTTCGTACCATTTTTCCCGGGACCAGGCCTTGGCGGACACTGCATTCCCATCGACCCCTTTTATCTCACCTGGAAGGCGAGAGAGTATGATATTTCAACAAAATTCATTGAACTTGCCGGAGAAATAAATACCTCTATGCCCTATTACGTCGTTCAAAAAACCATTGAGGCCCTGAATGACAGGGGAAAAAATATCGGCAACGCGGAAATACTCATCCTTGGTCTTGCCTATAAAAAGGATATTGATGATGTCCGGGAATCTCCTTCCCTGAAAATCAAGAAACTCCTTGAACAAAAAGTAAAAACCGTTGATTATAACGACCCTTACATCACAAAACCGAAACAGATGAGGGCGTATAAACTTGAAAAGGCATCGGTACCGCTGACAGCAGATGCTTTACAACGATATGCCTGTGTAATAATCCTGACCGATCATTCTGTCTACGATCCCGAATTTATCGTCAAACACTCTCAGCTGATCGTTGATACAAGAAACCTGATAAAAAACGCATCGAATCATGAAGATAAGATAGTAAAGGCCTAG
- a CDS encoding carbohydrate ABC transporter permease has product MIKNRIFYACVILAILWSVGPFFWIILTSVKPVSQIMQLPPLFPDTYTIESYKNVLLESPFPHYLLNSFLVSLSTVLITMPFALLAAYGVSRFSFRGKTAILFMIMVLFTLPSLCLIAALYKLFCLFGWINLPVSLICAYSAHNFPLALFLMIKHIDKIPGELDNAALIDGCTHFQVLRYIIAPIAVPGIISTATLVFIFCWNEFLFALTFTLDESSRLASVGIALFQGTFEIPWGDIAAASVIVTIPLLIFFMIFQKYIVQGLTSGAMKR; this is encoded by the coding sequence ATGATAAAGAACCGAATATTTTATGCATGTGTCATTCTTGCAATACTGTGGAGTGTTGGTCCTTTTTTTTGGATCATCCTGACTTCCGTCAAACCCGTATCCCAAATTATGCAGCTGCCTCCGCTTTTTCCCGATACCTATACGATCGAATCATATAAAAATGTTCTTTTGGAAAGCCCTTTCCCTCATTACCTGCTGAACAGTTTTCTGGTTTCATTGTCAACAGTACTCATAACCATGCCCTTTGCTCTCCTTGCGGCATATGGCGTCTCCCGTTTTTCTTTCCGTGGAAAGACAGCCATATTGTTTATGATTATGGTATTGTTTACCCTTCCTTCTTTATGTTTGATCGCCGCTCTTTATAAACTCTTTTGTCTGTTTGGCTGGATCAATTTGCCCGTTTCGCTTATTTGTGCCTACAGCGCACATAATTTTCCGCTGGCCTTATTCCTTATGATAAAACACATAGATAAAATTCCAGGCGAACTAGACAATGCGGCTCTTATTGATGGATGTACCCATTTTCAAGTCCTGCGATACATTATTGCGCCGATAGCTGTTCCGGGCATTATTTCGACGGCAACGCTTGTCTTTATCTTTTGTTGGAATGAGTTTCTGTTTGCCCTGACCTTTACCTTGGACGAGTCATCCCGACTGGCTTCGGTAGGAATTGCCTTATTCCAGGGGACCTTTGAGATTCCCTGGGGTGATATCGCAGCAGCCTCTGTCATTGTCACCATTCCTCTTCTGATCTTTTTCATGATATTCCAGAAGTATATTGTGCAGGGATTGACTTCCGGCGCAATGAAACGATGA
- a CDS encoding ATP-binding cassette domain-containing protein, with product MSLKSERPLSAVFEVSNVSKSYGTEQAVSSLNLKIPSGLTTVLIGPSGCGKSTTIRLLNGLLQPDSGTVCFEGTEITPGNILRLRQRMGYVIQDGGLFPHLTARENVTLMAQYLKWKKSRTEGRLCELAELTQFPKDGLERYPLQLSGGQQQRVALMRALMLDPGVLLLDEPLGALDPIIRSDLQEDLKKIFQKLGKTVVLVTHDIGEAGFLGDHIVLMRRGCIVQQGTIKELVYKPTGPYVTRFISAQSSLLEVLKGDGS from the coding sequence ATGTCCTTGAAGAGTGAGCGGCCTTTATCCGCTGTTTTTGAAGTAAGTAACGTATCGAAAAGTTACGGTACTGAGCAGGCAGTGTCTTCTCTCAATCTAAAAATCCCGTCCGGACTGACTACGGTACTTATCGGTCCGAGTGGCTGTGGCAAATCGACCACCATTCGACTGCTGAACGGGCTTCTTCAGCCTGATTCCGGTACGGTTTGTTTTGAAGGGACGGAAATCACTCCCGGAAATATTCTGAGATTACGTCAACGCATGGGCTATGTCATTCAGGACGGTGGGCTTTTTCCGCATTTGACTGCCCGCGAAAATGTTACTTTGATGGCACAGTATTTGAAATGGAAAAAATCACGTACTGAAGGCCGTTTATGTGAACTTGCCGAATTAACACAGTTCCCGAAAGACGGCTTAGAACGCTATCCGTTGCAACTCTCCGGAGGACAGCAGCAGCGGGTTGCATTGATGCGGGCATTGATGCTTGACCCCGGGGTATTATTGCTGGATGAACCCCTGGGGGCGCTTGACCCGATTATTCGGTCAGATCTCCAGGAGGATTTGAAAAAGATTTTTCAAAAGTTGGGAAAAACCGTGGTGCTGGTGACCCATGATATCGGTGAGGCAGGTTTCTTGGGTGATCATATTGTGCTCATGCGTAGAGGCTGCATTGTCCAGCAGGGTACCATTAAAGAATTGGTCTACAAACCGACCGGGCCATATGTGACCCGTTTTATTAGCGCACAAAGCAGTTTATTAGAGGTATTAAAGGGAGATGGGTCATGA